One window from the genome of Homo sapiens chromosome 19 genomic patch of type FIX, GRCh38.p14 PATCHES HG109_PATCH encodes:
- the CC2D1A gene encoding coiled-coil and C2 domain-containing protein 1A isoform X8 produces MKLANQDEGPEDEEDEQNSPVAPTAQPKAPPSRTPQSGSAPTAKAPPKATSTRAQQQLAFLEGRKKQLLQAALRAKQKNDVEGAKMHLRQAKGLEPMLEASRNGLPVDITKVPPAPVNKDDFALVQRPGPGLSQEAARRYGELTKLIRQQHEMCLNHSNQFTQLGNITETTKFEKLAEDCKRSMDILKQAFVRGLPTPTARFEQRTFSVIKIFPDLSSNDMLLFIVKGINLPTPPGLSPGDLDVFVRFDFPYPNVEEAQKDKTSVIKNTDSPEFKEQFKLCINRSHRGFRRAIQTKGIKFEVVHKGGLFKTDRVLGTAQLKLDALEIACEVREILEVLDGRRPTGGRLEVMVRIREPLTAQQLETTTERWLVIDPVPAAVPTQVAGPKGKAPPVPAPARESGNRSARPLHSLSVLAFDQERLERKILALRQARRPVPPEVAQQYQDIMQRSQWQRAQLEQGGVGIRREYAAQLERQLQFYTEAARRLGNDGSRDAAKEALYRRNLVESELQRLRR; encoded by the exons ATGAAGCTGGCCAACCAGGATGAAGGCCCAGAGGATGAAGAGGATGAG CAGAACAGCCCTGTGGCCCCCACAGCCCAGCCCAAAGCCCCACCCTCAAGAACTCCCCAGTCGGGATCAGCCCCAACAGCCAAAGCGCCCCCCAAAGCCACATCCACCAGAG CCCAGCAGCAGCTGGCCTTCCTAGAGGGCCGCAAGAAGCAGCTCCTGCAGGCCGCACTGCGAGCCAAGCAGAAAAACGACGTGGAGGGTGCCAAGATGCACCTGCGCCAAGCCAAGGGACTGGAGCCTATGCTGGAGGCCTCGCGCAATGGGCTGCCTGTGGACATCACCAAG GTGCCGCCTGCCCCTGTCAACAAGGACGACTTTGCCCTGGTCCAGCGGCCTGGCCCGGGTCTGTCTCAGGAGGCCGCCCGGCGCTATGGTGAACTCACCAAGCTCATACGGCAGCAGCACGAG ATGTGCCTGAACCACTCAAACCAATTCACCCAGCTGGGCAACATCACTGAAACCACCAA GTTTGAAAAGTTGGCGGAGGACTGTAAGCGGAGCATGGACATTCTGAAGCAAGCCTTCGTCCGGGGTCTCCCCACGCCCACCGCCCGCTTTGAGCAAAGGACCTTCAGCGTCATCAA GATCTTCCCTGACCTCAGCAGCAACGACATGCTCCTCTTCATCGTGAAGGGCATCAACttgcccacacccccag GACTGTCCCCTGGCGATCTGGATGTCTTTGTTCGGTTTGACTTCCCCTATCCCAACGTG GAAGAAGCTCAGAAAGACAAGACCAGTGTGATCAAGAACACAGACTCCCCTG AGTTCAAGGAGCAGTTCAAACTCTGCATCAACCGCAGCCACCGTGGCTTCCGAAGGGCCATCCAGACCAAGGGCATCAAGTTCGAAGTGGTTCACAAGGG ggggCTGTTCAAGACTGACCGGGTGCTGGGGACAGCCCAGCTGAAGCTGGATGCACTGGAGATAGCATGTGAGGTCCGGGAGATCCTTGAG GTCCTGGATGGTCGCCGGCCCACAGGGGGGCGACTGGAGGTAATGGTCCGGATTCGGGAGCCACTGACAGCCCAGCAGTTGGAGACGACGACAGAGAGGTGGCTGGTCATTGACCCTGTGCCGGCAGCTGTGCCCACA CAGGTTGCTGGGCCCAAAGGGAAGGCCCCTCCTGTGCCTGCCCCTGCAAGGGAGTCAGGGAACAG ATCAGCCCGGCCCCTGCATAGCCTCAGTGTGCTGGCGTTTGACCAAGAGCGTCTGGAGCGGAAG ATCCTGGCCCTCAGGCAGGCGCGGCGGCCGGTGCCCCCAGAAGTGGCCCAGCAGTACCAGGACATCATGCAACGCAGCCAGTGGCAGAGGGCACAGCTGGAGCAGGGGGGTGTGGGCATCCGACGGG AATACGCAGCCCAGCTGGAGCGGCAGCTGCAGTTCTACACGGAGGCTGCCCGGCGCCTGGGCAACGATGGCAGCAGG GATGCTGCAAAGGAGGCGCTCTATAGGCGGAATCTGGTAGAGAGTGAG CTGCAGCGGCTCCGCAGGTGA
- the CC2D1A gene encoding coiled-coil and C2 domain-containing protein 1A isoform X7 codes for MPSEPTRLAEPWMSLNCPCPQASTGHPGFPPIQGLEATKPTQQSLVGVLETAMKLANQDEGPEDEEDEVPKKQNSPVAPTAQPKAPPSRTPQSGSAPTAKAPPKATSTRAQQQLAFLEGRKKQLLQAALRAKQKNDVEGAKMHLRQAKGLEPMLEASRNGLPVDITKVPPAPVNKDDFALVQRPGPGLSQEAARRYGELTKLIRQQHEMCLNHSNQFTQLGNITETTKFEKLAEDCKRSMDILKQAFVRGLPTPTARFEQRTFSVIKIFPDLSSNDMLLFIVKGINLPTPPGLSPGDLDVFVRFDFPYPNVEEAQKDKTSVIKNTDSPEFKEQFKLCINRSHRGFRRAIQTKGIKFEVVHKGGLFKTDRVLGTAQLKLDALEIACEVREILEVLDGRRPTGGRLEVMVRIREPLTAQQLETTTERWLVIDPVPAAVPTQVAGPKGKAPPVPAPARESGNRSARPLHSLSVLAFDQERLERKILALRQARRPVPPEVAQQYQDIMQRSQWQRAQLEQGGVGIRREYAAQLERQLQFYTEAARRLGNDGSRDAAKEALYRRNLVESELQRLRR; via the exons ATGCCATCCGAGCCCACAAGGCTGGCCGAGCCGTGGATGTCGCTGAATTGCCCGTGCCCCCAG GCCTCGACTGGCCACCCAGGCTTCCCCCCAATCCAGGGCCTGGAGGCCACCAAGCCCACCCAGCAGAGTCTGGTGGGTGTCCTGGAGACTGCCATGAAGCTGGCCAACCAGGATGAAGGCCCAGAGGATGAAGAGGATGAGGTGCCTAAGAAG CAGAACAGCCCTGTGGCCCCCACAGCCCAGCCCAAAGCCCCACCCTCAAGAACTCCCCAGTCGGGATCAGCCCCAACAGCCAAAGCGCCCCCCAAAGCCACATCCACCAGAG CCCAGCAGCAGCTGGCCTTCCTAGAGGGCCGCAAGAAGCAGCTCCTGCAGGCCGCACTGCGAGCCAAGCAGAAAAACGACGTGGAGGGTGCCAAGATGCACCTGCGCCAAGCCAAGGGACTGGAGCCTATGCTGGAGGCCTCGCGCAATGGGCTGCCTGTGGACATCACCAAG GTGCCGCCTGCCCCTGTCAACAAGGACGACTTTGCCCTGGTCCAGCGGCCTGGCCCGGGTCTGTCTCAGGAGGCCGCCCGGCGCTATGGTGAACTCACCAAGCTCATACGGCAGCAGCACGAG ATGTGCCTGAACCACTCAAACCAATTCACCCAGCTGGGCAACATCACTGAAACCACCAA GTTTGAAAAGTTGGCGGAGGACTGTAAGCGGAGCATGGACATTCTGAAGCAAGCCTTCGTCCGGGGTCTCCCCACGCCCACCGCCCGCTTTGAGCAAAGGACCTTCAGCGTCATCAA GATCTTCCCTGACCTCAGCAGCAACGACATGCTCCTCTTCATCGTGAAGGGCATCAACttgcccacacccccag GACTGTCCCCTGGCGATCTGGATGTCTTTGTTCGGTTTGACTTCCCCTATCCCAACGTG GAAGAAGCTCAGAAAGACAAGACCAGTGTGATCAAGAACACAGACTCCCCTG AGTTCAAGGAGCAGTTCAAACTCTGCATCAACCGCAGCCACCGTGGCTTCCGAAGGGCCATCCAGACCAAGGGCATCAAGTTCGAAGTGGTTCACAAGGG ggggCTGTTCAAGACTGACCGGGTGCTGGGGACAGCCCAGCTGAAGCTGGATGCACTGGAGATAGCATGTGAGGTCCGGGAGATCCTTGAG GTCCTGGATGGTCGCCGGCCCACAGGGGGGCGACTGGAGGTAATGGTCCGGATTCGGGAGCCACTGACAGCCCAGCAGTTGGAGACGACGACAGAGAGGTGGCTGGTCATTGACCCTGTGCCGGCAGCTGTGCCCACA CAGGTTGCTGGGCCCAAAGGGAAGGCCCCTCCTGTGCCTGCCCCTGCAAGGGAGTCAGGGAACAG ATCAGCCCGGCCCCTGCATAGCCTCAGTGTGCTGGCGTTTGACCAAGAGCGTCTGGAGCGGAAG ATCCTGGCCCTCAGGCAGGCGCGGCGGCCGGTGCCCCCAGAAGTGGCCCAGCAGTACCAGGACATCATGCAACGCAGCCAGTGGCAGAGGGCACAGCTGGAGCAGGGGGGTGTGGGCATCCGACGGG AATACGCAGCCCAGCTGGAGCGGCAGCTGCAGTTCTACACGGAGGCTGCCCGGCGCCTGGGCAACGATGGCAGCAGG GATGCTGCAAAGGAGGCGCTCTATAGGCGGAATCTGGTAGAGAGTGAG CTGCAGCGGCTCCGCAGGTGA